A part of Desulfuromonadaceae bacterium genomic DNA contains:
- a CDS encoding ATP-grasp domain-containing protein, with the protein MMHVAVCFNLVPHVAARGEAIDRIAEEGAELEAQAVAAALTELGHRPVLVPLGDDITAFATELRRNRPALVFNLCEAFWGDSRKEMHVAALYDLLGLTFTGSTALALGLTQDKARTKDLLARHQLPTPKYHVVKLGEHYPRIRDMLYPLIVKPRWEDASQGITNESVVENERELHVRIDYIHRVYQQGALVEEFIDGREINAAIIGNGPHEVLPLSEIQFHPDLVRPIVSYEGKWLEQDRQYQLTVPICPAPLKNRSAMLLRDVALRACKLLECRDYARVDFRLRDGIPYILEVNANPDISPDAGLARSAGVAGLSYPQLIERILQFASKRQPRG; encoded by the coding sequence ATGATGCACGTTGCCGTATGCTTTAATCTTGTTCCTCACGTTGCCGCTCGCGGTGAGGCGATCGATCGCATTGCCGAGGAAGGTGCGGAGCTGGAAGCACAGGCGGTTGCCGCAGCGCTGACCGAGCTGGGGCACCGTCCCGTACTGGTGCCGCTGGGTGACGATATCACGGCCTTTGCAACCGAATTGCGCCGTAACCGGCCCGCGCTGGTCTTTAATCTTTGTGAAGCGTTCTGGGGCGACAGCCGCAAGGAAATGCACGTCGCGGCGCTTTATGACCTGTTGGGGCTCACCTTTACCGGTTCGACGGCGCTCGCGCTTGGCCTGACCCAGGACAAGGCGCGCACCAAGGATCTTCTCGCCAGACATCAGTTGCCGACCCCCAAATATCATGTGGTCAAACTCGGTGAACACTACCCCCGCATCAGAGATATGCTCTACCCGCTGATCGTCAAGCCGCGTTGGGAAGACGCGTCGCAGGGGATTACCAACGAAAGCGTGGTCGAAAATGAGCGTGAGCTTCACGTCCGGATCGACTACATCCATCGGGTCTATCAACAGGGGGCGCTGGTCGAGGAATTCATCGACGGGCGCGAGATCAACGCCGCCATCATCGGTAATGGCCCCCATGAGGTGCTACCACTCTCCGAAATCCAGTTTCACCCCGATCTGGTGCGCCCGATTGTCAGTTATGAAGGGAAATGGCTGGAGCAGGATCGGCAGTATCAGTTGACGGTGCCGATCTGCCCGGCCCCGTTGAAGAATCGCAGTGCCATGTTGCTGCGCGATGTTGCCCTGCGCGCCTGCAAGCTGCTCGAATGCCGCGATTACGCCCGCGTCGATTTCCGCCTGCGCGACGGCATTCCCTATATTCTGGAAGTCAACGCCAATCCCGATATCAGCCCTGATGCCGGTCTGGCCCGCAGCGCCGGGGTGGCCGGATTGAGCTATCCGCAACTGATTGAACGTATTTTACAGTTTGCTAGCAAACGCCAACCAAGAGGTTAA